In Cervus elaphus chromosome 7, mCerEla1.1, whole genome shotgun sequence, the following proteins share a genomic window:
- the LOC122697344 gene encoding LOW QUALITY PROTEIN: lupus La protein homolog (The sequence of the model RefSeq protein was modified relative to this genomic sequence to represent the inferred CDS: deleted 1 base in 1 codon) codes for MAENGDNEKMAALEAKICHQIEYYFGDFNLPWDKFLKEQIKRDEGWVPLEIMIKFNRLNRFTTDFNVIVEALSKSKAELMEISEDKTKIRRSPSKPLPEVTDEYKNDVKNRSVYIKGFPTDAALDDIKEWLENKGQVLNIQMRRTLHKAFKGSIFAVFDSIESAKKFVETPGQKYEDTDLLILFREDYFTKKNEERKQNKMEAKLRAKQEQEEKQKLAESAEMKSLEEKIGCLLKFSGELDDQTCREDLHTLFSNHGEIKWIHFVRGAKEGITLFKEKAKEALDKAKEANNGNLQLRNKEVTWEVLEGDVEKEALKKIIENQQESLNKWKSKGRRFKGKGKGNKAVQAGSAKGRVQFQGKKTKFDSDDEHDANGASGAVKRAREERDEEEPPSKQQKTENGAEDQ; via the exons ATGGCTGAAAATGGTGATAATGAAAAAATGGCTGCTCTGGAGGCCAAAATCTGTCATCAAATTGAGTATTATTTTGGAGACTTCAATTTGCCATGGGacaaatttttaaaggaacagaTCAAACGGGATGAAGGCTGGGTTCCTTTGGAGATAATGATAAAGTTTAATAGGTTAAACCGTTTCACGACAGACTTTAATGTAATAGTAGAGGCCCTGAGCAAATCAAAGGCAGAACTCATGGAAATAAGTgaagataaaactaaaattagaagaTCTCCCAGCAAACCCCTCCCTGAAGTGACTGATGAGtataaaaatgatgtaaaaaaCAGATCTGTTTATATTAAAGGCTTCCCAACTGATGCAGCTCTTGATGACATAAAAGAATGGTTGGAAAATAAAGGCCAAGTACTAAATATTCAGATGAGAAGAACGTTGCACAAAGCATTTAAGGGTTCAATATTTGCTGTATTTGATAGTATTGAATCAGCTAAAAAGTTTGTCGAGACCCCTGGCCAGAAGTACGAAGACACAGACCTGCTAATACTTTTCAGGGAAGATTacttcacc aaaaaaaatgaagaaagaaagcaaaataaaatggaagcTAAATTACGAGCTAAAcaagagcaagaagaaaaacaaaagctagcAGAAAGTGCTGAAATGAAATCTCTAGAAGAAAAGATTGGCTGCTTGCTGAAATTTTCAGGAGAGTTAGATGATCAGACGTGTAGAGAAGATTTGCACACCCTTTTCTCAAATCATGGTGAAATAAAATGGATACACTTTGTCAGAGGAGCCAAAGAGGGAATAActctatttaaagaaaaagctaAGGAAGCACTGGATAAAGCAAAAGAGGCCAATAATGGTAACCTACAACTAAGGAACAAAGaagtcacctgggaagtattAGAAGGAGATGTGGAAAAAGaagcactgaaaaaaataatagaaaatcaacaagaaTCTCTAAACAAATGGAAGTCAAAAGGTCGCagatttaaaggaaaaggaaagggaaataaagcTGTCCAGGCTGGGTCTGCTAAAGGAAGAGTACAGTTTCAGGGCAAGAAAACTAAATTTGATAGTGATGATGAACATGATGCAAATGGTGCATCTGGAGCAGTAAAAAGAGCACGAGAAGAAAGAGACGAAGAAGAACCTCcatcaaaacaacagaaaacagaaaatggtgCCGAAGACCAGTAg
- the LOC122697345 gene encoding BOLA class I histocompatibility antigen, alpha chain BL3-7-like, producing the protein MRVMGQRTLLLLISWALVATETRAGSHSLRYFSTTVSRPGLGEPRFISVGYVDDTQFVRFDSDRPNPREELRAPWMEQEGPEYWDRNTRIYKDAAQTYRVGLNTLRGFYSQSEAGSHTFQRMSGCDVGPDGRLLRGYDQFAYDGRDYIALNEDLRSWTAADTAAQITKRKWEEAGYKEPLRYYLEGECVEWLLRYLENGKDTLLRADPPKAHVTRHPISDHEVTLRCWALGFYPEEISLTWQRDGEDQTQDVELVETRPSGDGAFQKWAALVVPSGEEQRYTCRVQHEGLQEPLTLRWEPPQTSCLTIWASLLVWFSL; encoded by the exons ATGCGCGTCATGGGGCAGCGAACCCTCCTCCTGCTGATCTCGTGGGCCCTGGTCGCGACCGAGACCCGGGCTG gctcCCACTCCTTGAGGTATTTCAGCACCACCGTGTCCCGGCCCGGCCTCGGGGAGCCCCGCTTCATCTCTGTCGGCTACGTGGACGACACGCAGTTCGTGCGGTTCGACAGCGACCGCCCGAATCCGAGGGAAGAACTGCGGGCGCCGTGGATGGAGCAGGAGGGGCCCGAGTATTGGGATCGAAACACGAGAATCTACAAGGACGCCGCACAGACTTACCGAGTGGGCCTGAACACCCTGCGCGGCTTCTACAGCCAGAGCGAGGCCG GGTCTCACACCTTCCAGCGAATGTCCGGCTGCGACGTGGGGCCGGACGGGCGTCTCCTCCGCGGGTATGATCAGTTCGCCTACGACGGCAGAGATTACATCGCCCTGAACGAGGACCTGCGCTCCTGGACCGCGGCGGACACGGCGGCTCAGATCACCAAGCGCAAGTGGGAGGAGGCAGGTTATAAGGAGCCTTTGAGGTACTACCTGGAGGGCGAGTGCGTGGAGTGGCTTCTCAGATACCTGGAGAACGGGAAGGACACGCTGCTGCGCGCAG ACCCTCCAAAGGCACATGTGACCCGTCACCCCATCTCTGACCATGAGGTCACCCTgaggtgctgggccctgggcttctACCCTGAGGAGATCTCACTGACCTGGCAGCGTGATGGGGAGGACCAGACCCAGGACGTGGAGCTTGTGGAGACCAGGCCTTCAGGGGATGGAGCCTTCCAGAAGTGGGCAGCCCTGGTGGTGCCTTCTGGAGAGGAGCAGAGATACACATGCCGTGTGCAGCATGAGGGGCTTCAGGAGCCCCTCACCCTGAGATGG gaACCTCCTCAGACCTCCTGCCTCACCATATGGGCATCATTGTTGGTCTGGTTCTCCTTGTGA